The Panicum hallii strain FIL2 chromosome 5, PHallii_v3.1, whole genome shotgun sequence genome contains the following window.
GACGCGACGCCGGCGTCCGCGGCGCGGGTCAGCACGAACCCTGTGTTGTTGGCCAGGAAGAGGTGGTGCGACGGCGAGCCGCCCGCGCAGGCGAGCGCGGATTTCCCCTCGAGGTTGCGTTCCATGCCGAAGATCAGCTCCGACACGAGGCTGCGAAACGACGTCGCGCCCTCGGCTCCGCCGGCAGGATCAGGTCCGCGTTCATCTTCGCCGGCGTTCGCGAGGATCAGGTCCAGCGCCACGCGGTGCGGCGCCAGCAGCTCGACGCTGGTCATGGCGTACCGCGCCAGCGGATGAACGCCGACGCCTTCTGCCCGAGAAGAGTCTGTTCGGATCTTGGCGATGAGGCCGCCGATCGCGGCCCTCAGCGCGCGCTCCAGCTTGGCGAGAACGACGGGCACCTGCCGGGTGATGAGCTCGCCGTGCTTCCCGGTAAAAAGGGGCAGGAGGCCAGGAGCAGAGCTGCCTAGTGCCCCGTACAATTCCAGTACATAGATGAGCTTCTCCGGTGATCTGGTGCTGGTGAACCCGTCCGCGAACTTGAGCAAGACGAGGATGCTCTGCTTCGCGATGGCCATGAAGTAGTCGTCCTTGAACCTATCGAAGGCTCCGCATTTCTGCGCCATGAGCTGCCTTTGCATAACGGCGAGGGCCTTCCCGACGAGCTTGGTCGCCAAGATCCACCGCTTTACCATGTCCTCCGCTGTCCACCACTCGGCGTCCTCGAAGTTGATTCTGTTGGCCGCCAAGAAAGGCCGGTCCAGCTGAAGGATTGACAAGAACCTGCTCCATGGTCGTTGCATTGCACATGTTCGTCAGCTCTCGAGGAAGGCATTACTAATTTGGATGAAATTAGAATCGACAAATTGCAATTCAGATACTTGTTACGTGCATCTAGGAAGAAGATTGGCACCTGTCTAAAACATGGCAGGGGGCATTGGTGAATGTTTGGAGCAACTCTTTTGTGTACCCGGCACGAATGACCCGCGTCGCGATCTCATGGAGGACAGGCAAGCTTGCCGGGCAGATCAGATGGAGGTCATCCGAGAAGGTGCCATCCACGGAGGTGGTCAGCGCGTTGTCAGGCCAGCTCGAGAGGCTCCTGCCGGACGCGCGGAGCTCGTCGGTGGTGGTCACGCTGAGCTCACCGGTGCTGGTGGTGCCGCCGGTGGGGAAGGCGGGCCACACGCCGCTACCACCTGGAGCCAACGATACTGAGAGCTT
Protein-coding sequences here:
- the LOC112892931 gene encoding exocyst complex component EXO70A1-like, whose amino-acid sequence is MGAAVAKALEVIADAPGTLAEARLAVAAHAVLRSPGADADIWDAEATCVNRSLLSAVDEILQLKETHAFPTASPARRRMDGALGVAMSRLIDEFLLLRVWDASQLEGKDGLRVAVEKLSVSLAPGGSGVWPAFPTGGTTSTGELSVTTTDELRASGRSLSSWPDNALTTSVDGTFSDDLHLICPASLPVLHEIATRVIRAGYTKELLQTFTNAPCHVLDRFLSILQLDRPFLAANRINFEDAEWWTAEDMVKRWILATKLVGKALAVMQRQLMAQKCGAFDRFKDDYFMAIAKQSILVLLKFADGFTSTRSPEKLIYVLELYGALGSSAPGLLPLFTGKHGELITRQVPVVLAKLERALRAAIGGLIAKIRTDSSRAEGVGVHPLARYAMTSVELLAPHRVALDLILANAGEDERGPDPAGGAEGATSFRSLVSELIFGMERNLEGKSALACAGGSPSHHLFLANNTGFVLTRAADAGVASLLGDEWAARRRGRLEQHAASYLEASWGPVVARLEAAVGGGGKPGRALAKFNAAFEEAHGSQACREVPDPALRAAMRKAVSEMVVPAYSAFLQKHPKLGKSARYTADDVAESLSELFEGDAADGRKS